In Streptomyces violaceusniger Tu 4113, one DNA window encodes the following:
- a CDS encoding amidohydrolase family protein: MDTYDASLSPASAAASALSRRRFLQAAAAGTAAATAATLPFETAAAAPARPVSLSFTAATNGAATLSPSGDRMIAEVQNVLWSVARKGGEAVPLTPADLEPTRPVYSPDGKLLAVCAYRGGGFHIWTLRPDGSGLRQRTDGPWDDRGPAWSPDGTRIAFASERGGDPVAGSPYRIWVLEVATGELTRLTGADGQDGPLQDGAWEDFDPTWSADGERVLFVRGALAGTTLNARTVASVRADGTGPVTAEHTDPTAGAQVMTPSVSADGHLAYLRTTAAPAASCTLVVAGEPVAITGDVQPVPPRWVSRDELLLTVNGRFRVFRMSPAVRSGAAGSDEKSDRKGVAYEEIPFSATLPIDRPRYRVKRYDFDSGGVRPVRGLHLPALSPDGRKVAFAALNSLWVADVSGGRAPRRVVRAAPTRYLLAPTWTPDGRALVYADDRDGLLAARRRDLASGEETVLASGGRVHPALSPDGKRIACVDMSGNLVLRDLDAGTERVLAAPMGAGGLPGRPSWSPDGRYVALCDRNRLNQRFREGYNLIRVIDTDTGTARQHAVAPHTSLSDRYDSGPVWSPDGRHMALIVESALWLLPVRADGTPDGAPRRLTDEAADHPSWSGDSRHVLYLSAGRLRLLDVERGTARTVRVPLDHRRPRPADTVVHAGRFWDGTGGDGGGAGRDGDGRKDATVREDVDIVVRGGRIAAVEAHRAGRPAKRRVDASDRTVIPGLWDAHTHPWQYTYGGRQTALQLAYGITTAVSLGGFAYEQARLREAVAAGALAGPRLLATGELLDGPRVAYSMGRAHRTRDGLRRSLDRAAALDWDFVKTYVRAPGWIMEEAARFAHERLGVRTGSHLCSPGIQLGQDLTTHLQATQRLEYGHATTASGHSQQDVAEIYTATSDFRLIATPFTASPLVGADPSLAEDERVTRLMPPWDTALVRQLAGTPPTPDQLTTLGTEIGVYRRILAEGGVVALGTDQPLVPVGLHLHLALRALHRFGLSPQEALRTATILPARAFGAERDLGTLEVGKLADLTVVDGDPFTDFDSLVRTVSVLRGGVPYEQRELVESFPGAGAAAAPHGRSADEWLEVGRLLRRDSCCAVEG; the protein is encoded by the coding sequence TTGGACACGTATGACGCTTCGCTCTCCCCCGCCTCGGCAGCCGCCTCGGCCCTGTCGCGGCGGCGTTTTCTGCAGGCAGCCGCCGCGGGCACCGCCGCCGCCACCGCGGCCACGCTGCCCTTCGAGACGGCCGCCGCCGCACCGGCCCGGCCGGTCTCTCTCTCCTTCACCGCCGCCACCAACGGCGCCGCGACCCTCTCCCCGTCCGGCGACCGCATGATCGCCGAGGTCCAGAACGTCCTGTGGTCGGTCGCCCGTAAGGGTGGCGAGGCCGTACCGCTCACACCGGCCGATCTGGAGCCCACCCGGCCGGTCTACTCCCCCGATGGAAAGCTGCTGGCCGTCTGCGCCTACCGGGGCGGCGGATTCCATATCTGGACGCTGCGCCCCGACGGCTCCGGTTTGCGGCAGCGAACGGACGGCCCGTGGGACGACCGCGGTCCGGCCTGGTCGCCCGACGGCACCCGGATCGCCTTCGCCTCCGAGCGCGGCGGCGACCCCGTGGCGGGCAGCCCGTACCGGATCTGGGTGCTGGAGGTGGCCACCGGTGAGCTCACCCGGCTCACGGGCGCGGACGGGCAGGACGGGCCGCTCCAGGACGGCGCCTGGGAGGACTTCGACCCCACCTGGTCCGCGGACGGCGAGCGGGTGCTGTTCGTGCGCGGTGCGCTCGCCGGGACGACGCTGAACGCCCGTACGGTGGCCTCCGTACGGGCCGACGGCACCGGTCCGGTCACGGCCGAGCACACCGACCCCACCGCCGGCGCCCAGGTGATGACGCCGTCCGTGTCGGCGGACGGCCACCTCGCCTATCTGCGGACCACGGCCGCTCCCGCCGCCTCCTGCACGCTGGTCGTGGCCGGCGAGCCGGTGGCGATCACGGGAGATGTGCAGCCCGTGCCGCCCCGTTGGGTGTCACGGGACGAGCTGCTGCTCACCGTCAATGGGCGGTTCCGGGTGTTCCGGATGTCCCCGGCGGTACGCTCCGGCGCGGCCGGAAGCGATGAGAAATCCGACCGTAAGGGCGTCGCGTACGAGGAGATCCCCTTCTCCGCCACCCTCCCCATCGACCGGCCCCGGTATCGCGTCAAGCGGTACGACTTCGATAGTGGCGGGGTGCGGCCGGTGCGCGGGCTGCATCTGCCCGCGCTCTCTCCTGACGGCCGTAAGGTGGCCTTCGCCGCCCTCAACTCCCTCTGGGTCGCCGATGTCTCCGGCGGCCGCGCCCCGCGCCGGGTCGTACGGGCGGCCCCCACCCGGTATCTGCTGGCCCCCACCTGGACGCCCGACGGGCGCGCCCTGGTGTACGCCGACGACCGCGACGGGCTGCTGGCCGCGCGCCGCCGGGACCTCGCCTCGGGCGAGGAGACCGTGCTGGCCTCCGGGGGCAGGGTGCATCCGGCGCTCTCCCCCGACGGCAAGCGGATCGCCTGTGTCGACATGTCGGGAAACCTGGTTCTGCGCGATCTCGACGCCGGTACGGAACGGGTGCTCGCCGCGCCGATGGGCGCGGGCGGACTGCCCGGCCGACCGAGCTGGTCACCCGACGGGCGCTATGTCGCCCTGTGCGATCGCAACCGGCTGAACCAGCGGTTCCGCGAGGGCTACAACCTGATCCGGGTGATCGACACCGACACCGGTACGGCCAGGCAGCATGCCGTCGCACCGCACACCTCCCTCTCCGACCGCTATGACTCCGGACCGGTCTGGTCCCCCGATGGCCGCCATATGGCGCTCATCGTCGAGTCCGCCCTGTGGCTGCTGCCGGTAAGGGCGGACGGCACCCCCGACGGCGCGCCGCGTCGGCTCACCGACGAGGCCGCCGACCACCCCTCCTGGTCCGGCGACTCCCGTCATGTCCTGTATCTGTCGGCGGGCCGACTGCGGCTGCTGGACGTCGAGCGCGGCACCGCCCGGACGGTCCGCGTCCCGCTGGACCACCGGCGCCCGCGCCCCGCGGACACCGTCGTCCACGCCGGACGGTTCTGGGACGGCACCGGAGGCGACGGCGGCGGCGCCGGTCGTGACGGTGACGGCCGTAAGGACGCCACGGTCCGCGAGGACGTGGACATCGTGGTGCGCGGCGGACGCATCGCGGCCGTGGAGGCCCACCGGGCCGGGCGGCCCGCGAAACGGCGCGTCGACGCCTCCGACCGCACCGTCATCCCGGGGCTGTGGGACGCCCACACCCACCCGTGGCAGTACACCTATGGCGGCCGTCAGACCGCCCTGCAGCTCGCCTACGGCATCACCACGGCCGTTTCCCTCGGCGGCTTCGCCTATGAGCAGGCGCGCCTCAGGGAGGCCGTCGCGGCGGGCGCGCTGGCCGGGCCGCGGCTGCTGGCCACCGGCGAGCTGCTGGACGGACCGCGCGTCGCCTACAGCATGGGCCGGGCGCATCGCACCCGGGACGGTCTGCGGCGCTCTTTGGATCGCGCTGCCGCCCTCGACTGGGACTTCGTCAAGACGTATGTCCGCGCACCGGGCTGGATCATGGAGGAGGCGGCCCGGTTCGCGCATGAGCGGCTCGGGGTGCGCACCGGCAGCCATCTGTGCTCACCGGGCATACAGCTCGGACAGGACCTGACGACGCATCTGCAGGCCACCCAGCGGCTGGAGTACGGGCACGCCACGACGGCGTCCGGGCACTCCCAGCAGGACGTGGCGGAGATCTACACCGCGACCTCCGACTTCCGGCTCATCGCCACGCCGTTCACGGCCTCGCCCCTGGTGGGCGCGGACCCCTCGCTGGCGGAGGACGAGCGGGTCACCCGGCTGATGCCGCCGTGGGACACCGCGCTCGTACGGCAGCTCGCCGGGACGCCCCCGACGCCGGACCAACTGACCACGCTGGGCACCGAGATCGGGGTCTACCGGCGGATTCTGGCCGAGGGCGGGGTGGTGGCCCTGGGGACGGACCAGCCGCTGGTGCCGGTGGGCCTCCATCTGCATCTGGCCCTGCGCGCCCTGCACCGCTTCGGGCTGTCGCCGCAGGAGGCGCTGCGCACGGCGACCATCCTCCCGGCGCGGGCCTTCGGTGCCGAGCGCGATCTGGGGACCCTGGAGGTCGGCAAGCTGGCGGATCTGACGGTCGTGGACGGCGATCCCTTCACGGACTTCGACTCGCTGGTACGGACGGTGTCGGTGCTGCGGGGCGGGGTGCCGTACGAGCAGCGCGAGCTGGTCGAGTCCTTCCCGGGGGCCGGTGCCGCGGCGGCACCGCACGGGCGGTCGGCGGATGAGTGGCTGGAGGTGGGGCGGCTGTTGCGGCGCGACTCCTGCTGCGCTGTGGAGGGCTGA
- a CDS encoding Vgb family protein yields MPHAFHLSEPGEVLLDRIGRWLADPVRVCTVSEPDAGPYALTGGPDGALWFTLVHQGAIGRRDVDGGITVHPVGAKPTVIAQGPDGALWFTEYGTHRIGRITMGGTASSYEPPTADGGPYGIAAGPDGAMWFTLSGADRIGRITMDGEITEYPAPGAFPSALAAGPDGAMWFTLNQGNAIGRIAMDGVTTAHPLPTEAAAPVGIAQGPDGALWFTEIGAGQIGRITVDGTVTEYPLPDRAARPHAITHGPDGALWFTEWGRGGVGRVTTDGRITAYDLPRADCEPHGIAPYGGALWCALETGSLARLDVPR; encoded by the coding sequence ATGCCGCACGCCTTCCATCTGTCCGAGCCGGGCGAGGTGCTGCTGGACCGGATCGGCCGGTGGCTCGCCGACCCGGTCCGCGTCTGCACCGTCAGCGAGCCGGACGCGGGGCCCTACGCGCTCACCGGCGGCCCCGACGGCGCCTTGTGGTTCACCCTGGTCCACCAGGGCGCGATCGGCCGCAGGGACGTGGACGGCGGGATCACCGTCCACCCCGTGGGAGCCAAGCCGACGGTGATCGCCCAAGGGCCCGACGGCGCCCTGTGGTTCACCGAGTACGGCACCCACCGCATCGGCCGGATCACCATGGGCGGCACGGCCTCCTCCTACGAACCGCCGACCGCCGACGGCGGCCCGTACGGGATCGCCGCGGGCCCGGACGGGGCCATGTGGTTCACGCTGTCGGGCGCCGACCGCATCGGGCGGATCACCATGGACGGCGAGATCACCGAGTACCCCGCGCCCGGAGCCTTCCCGTCCGCGTTGGCGGCGGGGCCCGACGGCGCGATGTGGTTCACCCTCAACCAGGGCAACGCCATCGGCCGGATCGCCATGGACGGCGTGACGACCGCCCACCCCCTGCCGACCGAGGCCGCCGCGCCGGTGGGCATCGCCCAAGGGCCGGACGGCGCCCTGTGGTTCACCGAGATCGGCGCGGGGCAGATCGGCCGCATCACGGTGGACGGCACCGTCACCGAGTACCCGCTGCCCGACCGCGCGGCGCGGCCGCACGCCATCACCCACGGCCCCGACGGGGCGCTGTGGTTCACCGAATGGGGCCGTGGCGGGGTCGGACGCGTCACCACCGACGGCCGGATCACGGCGTACGACCTGCCCCGAGCCGACTGCGAACCGCACGGCATCGCCCCGTACGGCGGCGCCCTGTGGTGCGCCCTGGAAACGGGCTCCCTGGCCAGGCTCGACGTCCCCCGGTGA
- a CDS encoding helical backbone metal receptor, with product MSPRTPVRSVVSLVPSLTEAVAATAPELLAGVTDWCTHPPGLAAERIGGTKNPDTARIAALAPDLVIANEEENRPSDLAALRAVGLEVLVTEVRTLDQAFTELERVLMRGCGLARPDWLDAAEAAWADVTASDPARNAVVPVWRRPWMVLGRDTFAGDVLARLGVRHLYSTHPERYPRIPIQELTARDADLVVLPDEPYRFTADDGPEAFPGLPAALVSGRHLTWYGPSLAEAPAALTAALTAAR from the coding sequence ATGAGCCCTCGCACCCCCGTACGAAGCGTGGTGTCCCTCGTGCCCTCGCTCACCGAGGCCGTCGCCGCCACCGCGCCGGAGCTGCTGGCCGGGGTGACCGACTGGTGCACCCATCCGCCCGGCCTCGCCGCGGAGCGCATCGGCGGCACCAAGAACCCCGACACCGCCCGGATCGCCGCCCTCGCACCGGACCTCGTGATCGCCAACGAGGAGGAGAACCGCCCCTCCGACCTCGCCGCGCTGCGCGCCGTCGGTCTCGAGGTCCTGGTGACCGAAGTGCGCACCCTGGACCAGGCGTTCACCGAGCTGGAGCGGGTCCTGATGCGCGGCTGCGGACTGGCCCGGCCCGACTGGCTGGATGCGGCCGAGGCCGCCTGGGCGGACGTCACGGCCAGTGACCCGGCGCGGAACGCCGTCGTACCGGTGTGGCGGCGTCCGTGGATGGTGCTGGGCCGGGACACCTTCGCCGGTGACGTCCTGGCCCGGCTGGGCGTACGGCACCTCTACAGCACGCATCCCGAGCGCTATCCCCGCATCCCGATCCAGGAGTTGACGGCGCGGGACGCGGATCTGGTGGTGCTGCCCGACGAGCCGTACCGCTTCACGGCCGACGACGGCCCCGAGGCGTTCCCCGGCCTCCCGGCGGCCCTGGTCAGCGGCCGTCACCTCACCTGGTACGGCCCCTCGCTGGCCGAGGCGCCCGCCGCCCTTACGGCCGCGCTGACGGCGGCGCGCTGA
- a CDS encoding TROVE domain-containing protein, with the protein MTKFNRAIRRATATTASTATTATTATTTTTTTYEGGAAVTRDSKSELVLLAVVNMVGEQTFYESSGDRDDRFRTLVRAVAVEDADWTARFITWLRGEAQMRTASLVAAAEAVAARLAAGLHGGNRRIVDAACLRADEPGEFLAHWTAQHGRALPKPVKRGLADAARRLYTERSLLKHDTESHGFRFADVLELVHAAPDPEKPWQSELFRHAIDRRHHRDAAPPVSLRALRARARLTALPQWERRAVLERPDAAEALRTAGMTWEALAGWLQGPMDAVAWQAVLPSMGYMALLRNLRNLDEAGLPDAVAERIAARLADPAEVARSRQFPYRFLSAYRAAPSLRWGHALDRALTAATAAVPALPGRTLVLVDTSGSMQAPVSGRSQVRHVDIGALFGVALAHRGCQVDLVGFASGHFGHRLTPGGSVLRDIEGFCARIGEVGHGTETGAALRAAYRGHDRVVIVSDMQAFAPARGGRSAPVSEAVPARVPVFGVNTTGYAATSIDTGRPNRYEIGGFSDKLFTMVGLLSAGDRGSGGDRGGSGDRGGRAAWPWEALGEAV; encoded by the coding sequence ATGACGAAGTTCAACCGCGCCATCCGGCGCGCCACGGCCACGACGGCCAGCACGGCCACGACGGCCACCACGGCCACGACGACCACCACGACCACCTATGAGGGCGGCGCCGCCGTCACCCGCGACAGCAAGTCCGAGCTGGTGCTGCTGGCCGTGGTGAACATGGTCGGCGAGCAGACCTTCTACGAGTCCTCCGGCGACCGCGACGACCGCTTCCGCACCCTCGTCCGCGCCGTCGCCGTCGAGGACGCCGACTGGACCGCGCGGTTCATCACCTGGCTGCGCGGCGAGGCCCAGATGCGCACCGCGTCGCTGGTCGCCGCCGCCGAGGCCGTCGCGGCACGTCTCGCGGCCGGGCTGCACGGCGGCAACCGCCGCATCGTCGACGCCGCGTGTCTGCGCGCCGACGAGCCCGGTGAGTTCCTCGCCCACTGGACCGCCCAGCACGGCCGCGCCCTGCCCAAGCCGGTCAAGCGCGGCCTCGCCGACGCCGCCCGCCGCCTCTACACCGAGCGCTCGCTGCTCAAGCACGACACCGAAAGCCACGGCTTCCGCTTCGCCGACGTCCTGGAGCTGGTGCACGCCGCCCCTGATCCCGAAAAGCCGTGGCAGAGCGAGCTGTTCCGGCACGCCATCGACCGCCGCCACCACCGGGACGCCGCGCCCCCGGTCTCGCTGCGCGCCCTGCGCGCCCGCGCCCGGCTGACCGCCCTGCCGCAGTGGGAGCGCCGCGCCGTGCTGGAGCGGCCGGACGCCGCCGAAGCGCTCCGCACCGCCGGGATGACCTGGGAGGCGCTCGCGGGCTGGCTGCAGGGGCCGATGGACGCCGTGGCCTGGCAGGCCGTGCTGCCCTCGATGGGCTACATGGCGCTGCTGCGCAATCTGCGCAACCTCGACGAGGCCGGGCTGCCGGACGCGGTCGCCGAGCGGATCGCGGCACGGCTGGCCGACCCGGCGGAGGTGGCCCGCTCCCGTCAGTTCCCGTATCGCTTCCTGTCCGCGTACCGGGCCGCGCCGTCCCTGCGCTGGGGCCACGCCCTGGACCGGGCGCTGACCGCGGCCACGGCGGCCGTCCCGGCGCTGCCGGGCCGCACCCTCGTGCTCGTGGACACCTCCGGCTCCATGCAGGCGCCGGTCTCGGGCCGCTCCCAGGTGCGCCATGTGGACATCGGCGCGCTCTTCGGGGTCGCGCTCGCGCACCGCGGCTGCCAGGTGGACCTGGTCGGCTTCGCCTCCGGGCACTTCGGCCACCGGCTGACCCCGGGTGGTTCGGTGCTCCGCGACATCGAGGGATTCTGCGCGCGGATCGGCGAGGTCGGGCATGGCACCGAGACGGGGGCGGCGCTGCGGGCTGCCTACCGCGGCCACGACCGGGTGGTGATCGTCTCGGATATGCAGGCGTTCGCCCCTGCGCGCGGCGGCCGGTCCGCACCGGTCTCGGAGGCCGTCCCGGCGCGGGTGCCGGTGTTCGGCGTCAACACCACCGGCTACGCGGCCACGTCCATCGACACCGGCCGGCCGAACCGGTACGAGATCGGCGGCTTCAGCGACAAGCTGTTCACGATGGTCGGGCTGCTGTCGGCGGGCGACCGGGGCAGTGGCGGCGACCGGGGTGGCAGCGGCGACCGCGGTGGCCGGGCCGCCTGGCCGTGGGAGGCGCTGGGGGAGGCGGTGTAG
- a CDS encoding ABC transporter permease/substrate binding protein, whose translation MPRLQLGDWINSGVNWLRDNLSWLFDFISSVVQGMYDGLNTVLSGPEPLLFAGILALLAWWLRGLLPAVLAFLGFALIDSIELWGEAMNTLALVLVAGVITIVFAVPLGIWASRNRAVSAVIRPVLDFMQTMPAFVYLIPGIFFFGLGVVPGVVATVIFSMPPGVRMTELGIRQVDAELVEAADAFGTHPRRTLLRVQFPLALPTIMAGVNQVIMLALSMVVIAGMVGAEGLGSTVFQAISSVDVAMGFEGGIAVVILAMYLDRMTSALNQRVSPLARRALAKEKAKALSGLKVLHWRPATSVAMVGVVVLALVAGGMSMFGGDDKGPEVSANVGKGQSVNIGYINWDEGVASTFLWKELLEQRGFKPKVQSYDVGALYTGMAAGNIDFETDSWLPTTHASYWAKYKDKLENLGSWYGPTSLEVAVPSYVKGVKTLEDLEKKSGTFKKKIVGIEPGAGEMKLMQDKVMPGYGLNKNFSLVKGSTAAMLSQLDRSYAKKEPIAVTLWSPHWAYNKYDLIKLKDTKGAFGKGDRIDSLARKGFSKDNPQVAKWMKDFKLDEKQLTSLEAAIQDAGKGKEQEGVRAWLKKNPSLVNKLAPVPGGEQKGKDAGAAPKIGYFPWDEDIATTYLWKNVLERRGYKPSIKQYDVGSMFTGMSTGQVDVEFDGWLPVAQKQYWDRYKKNLVDVGSWYDKTSLEIAVPSYVKDVKSLADLKGKASTFGGKIIGIEPGTGEMKLLKGNVLKEYGLDKEYKVSDGSSPAMLAELERSYAKKEPVAVVLWSPHWAYSKYKLTKLADPKKAFGASNQLHTLANKSFPKKFPEFNGWLKKWHMTEKELGSLEAAIQDAGKGNEEEGAQKWMDAHPGIVDKMAPVAP comes from the coding sequence GTGCCTAGGCTTCAGCTCGGCGACTGGATCAACTCCGGCGTCAACTGGCTCCGAGACAATCTGAGCTGGCTCTTCGATTTCATCTCCAGCGTCGTCCAGGGCATGTACGACGGGCTGAACACCGTGCTCAGCGGCCCCGAGCCGCTGCTGTTCGCGGGCATCCTGGCGCTGCTCGCCTGGTGGCTGCGCGGGCTGCTGCCCGCCGTGCTCGCCTTCCTGGGATTCGCCCTCATCGACTCGATCGAGTTGTGGGGCGAGGCGATGAACACCCTCGCACTGGTGCTGGTCGCCGGTGTGATCACCATCGTGTTCGCGGTGCCGCTGGGCATCTGGGCCTCGCGCAACCGCGCGGTGAGCGCCGTGATCCGCCCGGTGCTGGACTTCATGCAGACGATGCCCGCCTTCGTCTACCTGATCCCCGGCATCTTCTTCTTCGGCCTCGGGGTGGTCCCCGGCGTCGTCGCCACCGTCATCTTCTCGATGCCCCCGGGCGTCCGCATGACGGAACTGGGCATCCGGCAGGTGGATGCGGAGCTGGTCGAGGCGGCAGACGCCTTCGGCACCCATCCGCGCCGCACTCTCCTGCGCGTCCAGTTCCCGCTGGCCCTGCCCACCATCATGGCGGGCGTCAACCAGGTGATCATGCTGGCGCTGTCCATGGTCGTCATCGCCGGCATGGTCGGCGCCGAGGGCCTGGGCTCCACCGTCTTCCAGGCGATCAGCTCCGTCGACGTCGCCATGGGCTTCGAGGGCGGTATCGCGGTCGTCATCCTGGCCATGTACCTGGACCGGATGACCAGCGCGCTCAACCAGCGCGTCTCCCCGCTGGCCCGCCGTGCGCTGGCCAAGGAGAAGGCCAAGGCGCTCAGCGGCCTCAAGGTGCTGCACTGGCGCCCCGCGACCTCCGTCGCCATGGTCGGCGTCGTCGTCCTGGCCCTCGTCGCCGGTGGCATGAGCATGTTCGGCGGCGACGACAAGGGACCCGAGGTTTCTGCCAACGTCGGCAAGGGCCAGTCGGTCAACATCGGCTACATCAACTGGGACGAGGGCGTCGCCTCCACCTTCTTGTGGAAGGAGCTCCTGGAGCAGCGCGGCTTCAAGCCCAAGGTCCAGTCGTACGACGTCGGAGCGCTGTACACCGGTATGGCAGCGGGCAACATCGACTTCGAGACGGACTCCTGGCTGCCCACCACCCACGCCTCGTACTGGGCGAAGTACAAGGACAAGCTGGAGAACCTCGGCTCCTGGTACGGCCCCACCTCCCTGGAGGTCGCGGTGCCCTCGTACGTCAAGGGCGTCAAGACCCTGGAGGACCTGGAGAAGAAGTCCGGCACCTTCAAGAAGAAGATCGTCGGCATCGAGCCCGGTGCCGGTGAGATGAAGCTGATGCAGGACAAGGTCATGCCGGGCTACGGCCTGAACAAGAACTTCTCCCTCGTCAAGGGCTCCACCGCGGCCATGCTCTCCCAGCTCGACCGCTCCTACGCCAAGAAGGAGCCGATCGCGGTCACCTTGTGGTCCCCGCACTGGGCGTACAACAAGTACGACCTCATCAAGCTGAAGGACACCAAGGGCGCCTTCGGCAAGGGCGACCGCATCGACTCCCTGGCGCGCAAGGGCTTCTCCAAGGACAACCCGCAGGTCGCCAAGTGGATGAAGGACTTCAAGCTGGACGAGAAGCAGCTCACCAGCCTGGAGGCGGCGATCCAGGACGCCGGTAAGGGCAAGGAGCAGGAGGGCGTGCGCGCCTGGCTCAAGAAGAACCCCAGCCTGGTCAACAAGCTGGCCCCGGTGCCCGGCGGCGAGCAGAAGGGCAAGGACGCCGGAGCCGCGCCGAAGATCGGCTACTTCCCGTGGGACGAGGACATCGCCACCACCTACCTGTGGAAGAACGTCCTCGAGCGGCGTGGCTACAAGCCGTCGATCAAGCAGTACGACGTCGGCTCCATGTTCACCGGAATGAGCACCGGACAGGTCGATGTCGAGTTCGACGGCTGGCTACCGGTCGCCCAGAAACAGTACTGGGACAGATACAAGAAGAACCTGGTCGACGTCGGGTCGTGGTACGACAAGACCTCCCTGGAGATCGCCGTGCCGTCCTACGTCAAGGACGTGAAGTCGCTCGCCGACCTCAAGGGGAAGGCCAGCACCTTCGGCGGCAAGATCATCGGTATCGAGCCCGGGACCGGCGAGATGAAGCTCCTGAAGGGCAATGTGCTCAAGGAGTACGGTCTGGACAAGGAGTACAAGGTCAGTGACGGCTCCTCGCCGGCGATGCTGGCCGAGCTGGAGCGCTCGTACGCCAAGAAGGAGCCGGTGGCCGTCGTTCTGTGGTCCCCGCACTGGGCGTACAGCAAGTACAAGCTCACCAAGCTGGCCGACCCGAAGAAGGCGTTCGGGGCCAGCAACCAGCTCCACACGCTCGCCAACAAGTCCTTCCCGAAGAAGTTCCCCGAGTTCAACGGGTGGCTGAAGAAGTGGCACATGACCGAGAAGGAACTCGGAAGCCTGGAGGCGGCCATCCAGGACGCCGGTAAGGGCAACGAGGAGGAGGGCGCCCAGAAGTGGATGGACGCCCATCCCGGCATCGTCGACAAGATGGCGCCGGTGGCTCCCTGA
- a CDS encoding quaternary amine ABC transporter ATP-binding protein, whose product MATLRAERLYKVFGRRPDEAVAQLESGADREELRASGTTAAVIDASFTVEEGQIFVVMGLSGSGKSTLLRMLNGLLEPTAGRVLFDDDDLTVLSPKDLREVRSRKISMVFQHFALFPHRSVLENAAYGLEVQGVPREERIRRATEALEMVGLAGWEKSWPDELSGGMQQRVGLARALATDADMLLMDESFSALDPLIRRDMQDQLLQLQKRLKKTIVFITHDLNEAMRLGDRIAVMRDGQIVQIGTAEDILVTPANDYVASFTQDVDRSRVLTAGAIMAEPSEALGSKTDDGTTLRTEQDVLAAAPATVPESTPIIELFRPCSLSGVAVAVTDDDGALVGVVTRARLLAVLGEPDAGPDGARPPAGDTPDAPQAVKKVITGA is encoded by the coding sequence GTGGCCACATTGCGAGCCGAACGCCTGTACAAGGTGTTCGGCAGACGACCCGATGAGGCGGTGGCGCAGCTCGAGAGCGGCGCGGACCGTGAAGAGCTCCGCGCGAGCGGGACGACAGCAGCGGTCATCGATGCCTCCTTCACCGTCGAGGAGGGTCAGATCTTCGTCGTCATGGGTCTGTCCGGATCCGGTAAGTCCACGCTGCTGCGCATGCTGAACGGGCTGCTGGAGCCGACCGCGGGACGCGTGCTCTTCGACGACGACGACCTGACCGTGCTCAGCCCCAAGGACCTGCGCGAGGTGCGGTCCCGCAAGATCAGCATGGTCTTCCAGCACTTCGCCCTCTTCCCGCACCGCAGCGTGCTGGAGAACGCCGCCTACGGCCTCGAGGTGCAGGGTGTGCCGCGCGAGGAGCGCATCCGGCGGGCCACCGAGGCGCTGGAGATGGTGGGCCTGGCCGGCTGGGAGAAGTCCTGGCCCGATGAGCTCTCCGGCGGTATGCAGCAGCGCGTCGGGCTCGCCCGCGCCCTGGCCACCGACGCCGACATGCTGCTGATGGACGAGTCCTTCAGCGCGCTCGACCCGCTGATCCGGCGCGATATGCAGGACCAGCTCCTCCAGCTGCAGAAGCGGCTCAAGAAGACCATCGTCTTCATCACCCACGACCTGAACGAGGCCATGCGGCTCGGCGACCGTATCGCCGTGATGCGCGACGGCCAGATCGTCCAGATCGGCACCGCCGAGGACATCCTGGTCACCCCGGCCAACGACTACGTCGCCTCCTTCACCCAGGACGTCGACCGCAGCCGGGTGCTCACCGCCGGCGCGATCATGGCCGAACCGAGCGAGGCGCTGGGCAGCAAGACCGACGACGGCACCACGCTCCGCACCGAGCAGGACGTGCTGGCGGCCGCCCCCGCCACCGTCCCCGAGAGCACGCCGATCATCGAGCTGTTCCGGCCCTGCTCGCTGAGCGGGGTCGCGGTCGCCGTCACCGACGACGACGGCGCGCTCGTCGGCGTCGTCACCCGCGCCCGGCTGCTCGCCGTCCTCGGCGAGCCGGACGCCGGACCCGACGGCGCGCGGCCGCCGGCCGGTGACACCCCGGACGCGCCCCAGGCCGTCAAGAAGGTGATCACCGGTGCCTAG